CGTCGCCCCGACCCGCCTCGGCCGCCGCGGTGGCGTGTACACCCTCGATGGCCGGTTGAACCTGACGGGTGCGCGCTTTAAACGGGACTGGCAGGGCGTCGACGAGGAGTTCGGCGGCTACGTGTCGCGCAACTACTCACGCGCCTACATCCACCACCTGCTCAAGGCGAAGGAGTTCCTCGCTGGGACGTTGTGCACGATCCACAACCTGGAGTTCATGATCCGGCTGGTGGACAACATCCGCGCCGCGATCGACGAGGGGTGTTACGAGGAATACCGGGATGAATTCTTGGGGCGGTACTACGCCTGAGCGATCGTTGCTTCCCGGCGCCGCACCGCTGCGATCGTTGGGTAGGTGATGGGCAGCAGCAGGACCTCGAGCAGTGTCTTCCACAGGAAGCCGACGACGACGTAGTTGATGAACTGTCCAGGCGTCTCCACTCCGATTACGGCCGCGGCGATGGAGCAGAACAAGAGCGTGTCGGCGAACTCGCCGACGATGGTCGAGCCGATCAGGCGGACCCAGAGGTTCTTGGTGCCAAAGCGGTCCTTCATCTTTTGCAACACCCAGGCGTTGAGGAGTTGGCCCACGATGTAGCCGGTCAGCGACGCCACGACAACGCGGGGCACGAGGCCGAGGACGGCGGCGAAGGTGTCCTGCATGTCGTAAAACGAGGCCGGCGGCAGCCAGATCGCGATGTAGAACGACGCGACCGCGAGAACGGCGATGCCGAAGCCGGTGATGATGGCGCGCCGGGCGGCGTTGAACCCGTACACCTCGGCGAGGACGTCGCCGAGCACGTAGGAGATGGGGAAGAGGAAGAACGCCCCGTCGGTAATGAGCGGCCCCAATTCGACGCCTTTTTGGGCGGAGATGTTCGAGATAAGGAACACCGCGCAGAACACGGCGACGAGGGTGGGGAACGGGGAGCGGGGATTCACGGTTGTCACGGGTGCATATTCTATGGGTATGACCGCTGGACGTTATGCGCCCTCCCCAAGCGGGGACCTGCACTTTGGTAACTTGCGCACGGCGTTGCTCGCGTGGCTCTTCGCGCGCCAGTCGGGCCGTGAGTTCGTGCTGCGGGTCGAGGACATCGATTCCGAGCGCTCTTCCCCCGAGTCCGCGGCGCGCCAGATCGAGGACCTGTCCGCGCTGGGCTTGGACTTCGACCCGCCGGTTGTCTACCAGTCGCAGCGCGGAGACCTCTACCAGGCCGCGCTCGATCGCCTGCCGGTCTACGAGTGCTACTGCACCCGCCGTGACATCCGCGAAGCCGCCGCCGCACCCCACGCCCAGCCGGGCATGTACCCCGGCACCTGCCGAAATCTCACGGAGGAGCAGCGAGCTTCTCGACGCTCCCAGCTCGCCGCCGAGGGCCGCCTCCCGTCCATCCGGTTGCGAGCCACCGCCGATGCATACGTTGTGCAGGACTACTACCACGGCGAGGTAGTGGGCGCCGTCGACAACGTGGTGCTCAAGCGCGGCGGGAACGTGAATCAGGCGCAGGCGGGGGACTGGGCCTACAACCTCGCCGTGGTCGTCGACGACGGCGAGCAGGGGGTCGACCAGGTCGTGCGCGGCGACGACCTGCTGAGCTCAGCGCCGACACAGGGGTACCTCGCCCGGCTGCTGGGATACGCGGAGCCGCAGTACGTGCACGTCCCACTGGTGGTGAACGCCGCGGGTGTTCGTCTGGCCAAGCGCGACGGTGCGGTGACGCTGCGTGACATGGGGCTGGAGGCGGCGTGGCCTGAGCTCGTGCGG
The nucleotide sequence above comes from Corynebacterium capitovis DSM 44611. Encoded proteins:
- a CDS encoding queuosine precursor transporter, translating into MTTVNPRSPFPTLVAVFCAVFLISNISAQKGVELGPLITDGAFFLFPISYVLGDVLAEVYGFNAARRAIITGFGIAVLAVASFYIAIWLPPASFYDMQDTFAAVLGLVPRVVVASLTGYIVGQLLNAWVLQKMKDRFGTKNLWVRLIGSTIVGEFADTLLFCSIAAAVIGVETPGQFINYVVVGFLWKTLLEVLLLPITYPTIAAVRRREATIAQA
- the gluQRS gene encoding tRNA glutamyl-Q(34) synthetase GluQRS produces the protein MTAGRYAPSPSGDLHFGNLRTALLAWLFARQSGREFVLRVEDIDSERSSPESAARQIEDLSALGLDFDPPVVYQSQRGDLYQAALDRLPVYECYCTRRDIREAAAAPHAQPGMYPGTCRNLTEEQRASRRSQLAAEGRLPSIRLRATADAYVVQDYYHGEVVGAVDNVVLKRGGNVNQAQAGDWAYNLAVVVDDGEQGVDQVVRGDDLLSSAPTQGYLARLLGYAEPQYVHVPLVVNAAGVRLAKRDGAVTLRDMGLEAAWPELVRSVGCAGAASTSELLETFDPAGLPPEAWVWEG